A DNA window from Bacteroides cellulosilyticus contains the following coding sequences:
- a CDS encoding O-antigen ligase family protein has product MIGWTHKIREATVVLLQFVAVCSLLSMVCATTPELPAGETIGQWVWFGKAVMLSAGCIIVSCLLQLLGKTSWTDVLCFRHFFVHVAWSLVLLGTIEAVWGLRQLYGFSFSGHSRYALTGSFFNPGPYGGYLAMILPVCLHLYLRACEWKSTDVLHKIVKVTAGLAGILILCVLPATMSRSAWIAAAISCAWVAYMHRDRRKWGVLWRRYKKRYLTWGVVGLFVLILGGAGIFFLKPDSAMGRLFMWKITCKAIVEHPWGCYDGFAYAYGEAQEKYFGSGDYTAWEERVAGSPEYAFNEYLELALTAGVMICVMFLLTIGIVLWLGTKWGRYEICGALISLLVFSFSSYPMSFPVFVVTGICLLFACGAGDVGGKILICSACALIWVVGLNGKWQREEDACRDWVYARMIYHQGNYTAANEAYRKLYPQLEERGGFLFEYGHSLHKSGRYDQSNLLLEQAVLYSADPMVLNIIGKNYQEMQYYEKAETYYLASVRRLPGRIYPYYLLAKLYAEPGYRNREKFEKMQRIVLTKEPKVHSTAIREMRGEVEKIGNDWCNTKIE; this is encoded by the coding sequence ATGATAGGATGGACACATAAAATAAGAGAGGCTACAGTTGTTTTGCTACAGTTTGTAGCTGTTTGTTCACTGCTGAGTATGGTATGTGCGACAACTCCTGAATTGCCTGCGGGAGAAACTATCGGCCAGTGGGTGTGGTTTGGGAAAGCCGTAATGCTTTCGGCGGGATGTATAATCGTTTCTTGTCTGCTACAGCTCTTAGGAAAAACTTCCTGGACAGATGTTTTGTGTTTCCGGCATTTCTTTGTTCATGTGGCTTGGAGCCTGGTATTGTTAGGGACAATTGAAGCCGTTTGGGGCTTGCGGCAATTATATGGATTTTCTTTTTCCGGTCATTCACGGTATGCACTTACAGGCTCTTTCTTCAACCCCGGTCCGTATGGGGGATATTTAGCGATGATATTACCTGTTTGCCTGCATTTGTATTTACGTGCCTGTGAGTGGAAAAGCACAGATGTTCTTCATAAAATAGTAAAAGTGACGGCAGGGCTTGCCGGTATTCTGATCTTATGTGTACTACCGGCCACAATGAGCCGTTCTGCCTGGATTGCTGCTGCGATAAGCTGTGCCTGGGTGGCATATATGCATCGTGACAGACGTAAGTGGGGCGTATTGTGGCGGAGATATAAGAAACGTTACCTTACATGGGGAGTGGTCGGGCTTTTTGTTCTGATATTAGGAGGTGCTGGTATTTTCTTTTTGAAGCCTGACTCTGCTATGGGACGTCTGTTTATGTGGAAAATTACTTGTAAAGCTATCGTAGAACATCCTTGGGGATGTTATGACGGATTTGCTTATGCCTATGGTGAAGCGCAGGAAAAATACTTTGGTAGCGGAGACTATACAGCTTGGGAAGAACGTGTGGCCGGAAGTCCGGAATATGCTTTCAATGAATATCTGGAACTGGCGTTAACAGCCGGAGTTATGATTTGTGTCATGTTCCTCTTGACTATTGGGATAGTTCTGTGGTTAGGGACAAAATGGGGGCGTTATGAAATTTGCGGAGCACTCATATCCTTGCTTGTTTTCTCTTTTTCTTCTTATCCCATGTCTTTTCCGGTTTTCGTGGTAACCGGTATATGTCTGCTGTTTGCTTGTGGAGCCGGTGATGTGGGCGGAAAAATTCTTATTTGCAGCGCTTGTGCACTGATATGGGTAGTGGGGCTTAACGGTAAATGGCAACGGGAGGAAGATGCATGCCGGGATTGGGTGTATGCGAGGATGATTTATCATCAGGGAAATTATACTGCTGCCAATGAGGCTTACCGTAAGCTCTACCCGCAGTTGGAAGAAAGGGGGGGATTCTTGTTTGAATATGGGCATAGTTTGCATAAGTCCGGTCGTTATGATCAATCTAATTTGCTTCTGGAACAGGCTGTCTTATATAGTGCTGATCCAATGGTATTGAATATTATAGGTAAGAATTATCAGGAAATGCAATACTATGAAAAGGCTGAAACTTATTACCTGGCATCGGTCCGCCGGTTGCCGGGGCGGATTTATCCCTACTACCTGCTGGCAAAACTCTATGCGGAACCGGGCTATCGGAATAGGGAGAAGTTTGAGAAGATGCAACGGATTGTATTGACTAAAGAGCCGAAAGTGCATTCCACCGCTATCAGGGAAATGAGGGGCGAAGTGGAAAAGATAGGGAACGACTGGTGTAATACGAAGATTGAATAG
- the lepB gene encoding signal peptidase I produces the protein MAIRGISLKKIVDKGINLFLWLCGIVVLWLLIQIFCMTSFHIPSDSMEPELLAGDVILVDKLVYGARLFNVMEAVAGKQVEIKRLPGIGEIKRNDVIVFNYPCPKKWKQIEMDVMQYYVKRCIALPGDTFCIVDGRYKVNGYAGTLGCVDAQDKFMALIREQALADDATGVRAYPGDSLIGWTVKEFGPLYIPKSGDIVPMDYWSAKLYKNMVEWEQKKNLRYEAGNIYLGDSLIAEYRFLKNYYFMAGDRAENSKDSRYWGLLPEEYIVGKAVRIWKSVDKRTDRVRWNRIFKKIE, from the coding sequence ATGGCAATAAGAGGCATATCCTTGAAGAAAATCGTAGATAAAGGGATTAATCTCTTTCTCTGGTTGTGTGGAATTGTTGTGCTATGGCTGCTGATACAGATCTTTTGCATGACTTCATTTCATATACCAAGTGATTCGATGGAGCCGGAGCTATTGGCTGGTGATGTGATACTGGTGGATAAATTGGTGTATGGAGCAAGATTGTTCAATGTGATGGAAGCCGTTGCAGGAAAGCAGGTGGAGATAAAACGTTTGCCGGGAATAGGTGAAATCAAAAGGAATGATGTGATCGTCTTTAATTATCCTTGTCCTAAGAAGTGGAAACAGATTGAGATGGATGTGATGCAGTATTATGTGAAACGATGTATTGCGCTACCGGGAGATACGTTCTGTATTGTAGACGGACGTTATAAGGTGAATGGCTATGCTGGAACGTTAGGGTGTGTGGATGCGCAGGATAAGTTTATGGCGCTGATAAGAGAGCAGGCGCTTGCTGACGATGCAACTGGGGTGAGGGCATATCCCGGAGATTCCCTGATAGGGTGGACTGTGAAAGAGTTTGGACCTTTGTATATTCCTAAATCTGGTGACATTGTTCCGATGGATTATTGGTCTGCTAAACTTTACAAGAATATGGTGGAATGGGAGCAGAAAAAGAATCTTCGGTATGAAGCGGGGAATATATATTTAGGTGATAGCCTCATTGCTGAATATCGTTTTTTAAAAAACTATTATTTCATGGCTGGAGATAGAGCTGAAAACTCAAAAGATTCCCGTTATTGGGGGCTGTTGCCAGAAGAATATATTGTTGGAAAGGCTGTCAGGATATGGAAATCAGTGGATAAGAGGACGGATAGAGTGCGGTGGAATAGGATATTCAAAAAGATAGAATAA
- a CDS encoding DUF1573 domain-containing protein gives MYRLFAVFCILGVMFLLVSCNTRERNQVQLVRGWQGKEIVYPDEFVYTIYGEDTIKTAEKSQFHILSYVDSIGCMSCKLKLGLWKSFIEELNAYYNVSILFVFQTGMSEETKYMLKRYNFNYPVVFNEGGSFNALNNLPTDDDFRTFLLDKDNKVMAIGNPIYNSKIKELYMKIIQGGGIVQTNEDTDLMTEVGIDSTFLSFGSFDWKKEQKVVFTLKNIGENLLVIGNVTTSCGCTTVEYAQEPVRPGKNVSLHVIYKADHPEHFNKTITVYCNAKISPLRLTISGNAE, from the coding sequence ATGTATAGGTTATTTGCTGTGTTTTGTATTCTTGGTGTGATGTTTTTGCTTGTTTCTTGTAATACAAGAGAGCGGAATCAAGTGCAATTAGTGAGAGGTTGGCAGGGAAAAGAGATTGTTTATCCTGATGAGTTCGTTTATACAATTTATGGAGAAGATACAATTAAAACTGCTGAAAAGTCTCAGTTCCATATTCTTTCATATGTGGACTCTATTGGATGTATGAGTTGTAAGTTGAAATTGGGGTTATGGAAATCTTTTATTGAAGAGTTGAATGCTTATTATAATGTCTCTATCCTTTTTGTTTTTCAAACAGGAATGTCAGAAGAAACAAAATATATGTTGAAGAGATATAACTTTAACTATCCGGTTGTTTTTAATGAGGGAGGTTCTTTTAATGCTTTAAATAATTTACCTACAGATGATGATTTTCGAACATTTCTGTTAGATAAAGATAATAAAGTAATGGCAATTGGTAATCCTATTTATAACTCTAAGATAAAGGAACTCTATATGAAGATTATTCAAGGAGGAGGAATTGTACAAACAAATGAAGATACTGATTTGATGACAGAAGTCGGTATTGACAGTACATTCTTATCTTTTGGTAGTTTTGACTGGAAAAAAGAGCAAAAAGTAGTTTTTACATTGAAAAATATCGGTGAGAATCTGTTAGTTATAGGAAATGTCACAACCTCTTGCGGTTGTACTACTGTGGAGTATGCCCAGGAACCTGTTCGACCCGGAAAGAATGTGAGTTTACATGTTATTTATAAGGCAGATCATCCAGAACACTTCAATAAAACGATAACTGTGTATTGTAATGCCAAAATTTCACCCTTAAGGTTGACAATATCAGGAAATGCAGAGTGA
- a CDS encoding 6-bladed beta-propeller, translating to MKIFFYIFITMLLFACSNEKTNGTVEVQKIDLSDLSFTSSLKLSSFAESVEVIPLETTSQSLIGEIRKIYYRNGRYYMLVTSGLSNARALVFSEQGKFLCELDCIGQGKGEYVEMGTFALMPNADLKVLGWGKAVTYDSVGHYLYESPMPYYAGDVVTFSNGSYIMRYTNLGGEANKVLRSFTEEDEEISSFLELSPIEKTKMRYYLNWNAFSSNAGKHYFTYCYCDTIYSLDINKVTPTFYLDFGKYKVDYSEVEPNDGVVAINKKLSRKEYVSLWGFQVCSDFLMLGLGFNGKTSLCFYSLKTGKIMNGVNIVDDMYFKNNILKLKYTNLPHIVIDDYLYAPISPTVLINGYTNSKQSMSLQEWDDFKQKHALLVDLCENISEEDNPVLLKIKLKKMVQ from the coding sequence ATGAAGATATTCTTTTATATTTTTATTACTATGTTGCTTTTTGCTTGCTCTAATGAAAAGACGAATGGAACAGTAGAAGTGCAAAAAATTGATTTATCAGATTTATCATTTACTTCGTCCTTGAAGTTGTCAAGTTTTGCTGAGTCTGTTGAGGTTATACCATTAGAAACTACTTCGCAAAGTCTGATTGGTGAAATTAGGAAGATATATTATCGAAATGGACGTTACTATATGTTAGTGACGAGTGGATTGAGTAATGCTAGGGCATTAGTGTTTTCTGAGCAAGGCAAATTTCTTTGTGAACTGGATTGTATTGGACAAGGTAAAGGGGAATATGTAGAAATGGGAACTTTCGCATTAATGCCTAATGCTGATTTAAAAGTTTTGGGTTGGGGGAAAGCTGTTACTTACGATTCTGTAGGTCATTATTTATATGAATCTCCTATGCCTTATTATGCGGGTGATGTCGTGACGTTTTCAAATGGTTCCTATATAATGAGATATACCAATTTAGGAGGAGAGGCAAATAAAGTGTTACGTAGTTTTACAGAAGAAGATGAAGAGATTTCATCATTCTTAGAACTTTCTCCTATTGAAAAAACGAAAATGAGATATTATCTTAATTGGAATGCTTTTTCATCTAATGCAGGGAAACACTACTTTACATATTGTTATTGTGATACAATTTATTCGTTAGATATAAATAAAGTCACTCCTACTTTTTATTTAGATTTTGGGAAATATAAAGTGGACTATAGTGAAGTAGAACCTAATGATGGGGTGGTTGCTATAAATAAAAAATTGTCACGTAAAGAATATGTTTCACTTTGGGGATTTCAGGTCTGTTCTGATTTCTTAATGCTTGGTTTGGGCTTTAATGGAAAAACTAGTTTGTGTTTTTATTCATTGAAAACAGGTAAAATCATGAATGGGGTTAATATTGTGGATGATATGTATTTTAAAAATAATATTCTAAAATTGAAATATACTAATCTTCCTCATATTGTAATTGATGATTACTTGTATGCACCAATAAGTCCTACTGTTCTTATTAATGGGTATACAAACAGTAAGCAATCAATGTCTTTACAAGAATGGGATGATTTCAAACAAAAGCATGCTCTTTTGGTGGATTTATGTGAAAATATATCCGAAGAAGATAATCCGGTTTTGTTAAAGATTAAGTTAAAAAAAATGGTGCAATGA
- a CDS encoding NVEALA domain-containing protein: MKKFMKIAFVAAFAAIAGYNIYSTQGRIAISDLALSDVEALARGEIVDYGGYELRQEGSCLVCRRDDTSTCNVHDQVPC; the protein is encoded by the coding sequence ATGAAGAAGTTTATGAAAATAGCTTTTGTTGCAGCGTTTGCGGCAATTGCAGGCTATAATATTTACTCTACTCAAGGACGAATAGCTATTTCTGATTTGGCTTTGAGTGATGTGGAGGCATTGGCCCGTGGTGAGATTGTAGATTATGGTGGCTATGAATTGAGACAAGAGGGTAGCTGCTTAGTGTGTAGAAGAGACGATACAAGCACATGTAATGTACATGATCAAGTCCCTTGCTAA
- a CDS encoding BF3164 family lipoprotein, protein MPLRIAHIISIAYIFLFISCTSESVISGKKDYTDFPQEQELKAKTILLDTALFRYPFRLHIGDRKAVVLDLHGTDYFFHAFSYPDFRYLSSFGKRGDAPQDMLSAENCRWNGAFLWTLDANKSELTRFEFALSGDSLLRQEAVSLDRDILRALDFVMCEDSTFIIPDYSGDSRFCKVCRDGKLMYKFGAIPTVNEDALQSARPALAQAWRSFIDYNPRNGILAVATQLGEVLEIYNLKDSTHVVCMGPHGEPEFQVSGGYGIPTGIMGFSDVQVTDRAIYTVFHGRSFKDIARDVQNGVNHLDGGQYIYVFSLTGEPLKKYILDHYICGILVDEQRGVIYATDVNRDEPILEYSVKTI, encoded by the coding sequence ATGCCACTCCGTATCGCTCATATTATTAGTATTGCATATATCTTTCTTTTCATTTCCTGTACTTCAGAGTCAGTTATTTCCGGTAAAAAGGACTATACTGATTTTCCGCAGGAACAAGAATTGAAGGCAAAAACAATACTGCTGGATACAGCCTTATTCCGCTATCCTTTTAGGTTGCATATCGGAGATAGAAAGGCGGTAGTACTTGATTTGCATGGAACAGATTATTTTTTTCATGCATTCAGTTACCCTGATTTCCGTTACCTGTCTTCTTTCGGGAAGCGTGGAGATGCACCGCAGGACATGCTTTCTGCTGAAAATTGCCGATGGAATGGGGCTTTTTTGTGGACATTGGATGCTAATAAGTCAGAATTAACAAGGTTTGAGTTTGCTTTATCCGGTGATTCACTGCTTCGTCAGGAAGCGGTGAGTCTGGATAGAGATATTCTTAGGGCACTCGATTTTGTGATGTGTGAGGACTCTACCTTTATCATTCCCGATTATTCGGGTGATAGTCGCTTTTGCAAAGTATGCAGAGATGGAAAATTGATGTATAAGTTTGGCGCTATTCCTACTGTCAATGAAGATGCTTTACAGAGTGCCCGTCCGGCTTTGGCGCAAGCATGGCGTAGTTTTATAGATTACAATCCCCGAAATGGAATACTTGCTGTTGCCACTCAGTTGGGTGAAGTACTCGAAATTTATAATCTGAAAGACAGTACGCATGTTGTATGCATGGGGCCTCATGGTGAGCCGGAATTTCAGGTATCTGGAGGCTATGGTATTCCTACGGGTATTATGGGATTTAGTGATGTGCAGGTGACGGATCGAGCCATTTATACAGTCTTTCATGGGCGTTCATTCAAGGATATAGCACGAGATGTGCAGAATGGCGTTAATCACTTGGACGGTGGACAATATATCTATGTATTTAGTCTGACAGGTGAACCATTAAAGAAATATATATTAGACCATTACATTTGTGGTATATTGGTAGATGAACAACGTGGAGTTATTTATGCTACGGATGTGAATCGGGATGAACCTATATTAGAATATAGCGTAAAAACTATATAG
- a CDS encoding NVEALA domain-containing protein — protein sequence MKKILVFMGVVAIAMGGYVYSKQSSVKMSSLLLENIEALADTENTNIICFGTGSVDCPFNHDKVYSYATPYRSYY from the coding sequence ATGAAAAAGATTCTGGTATTTATGGGAGTTGTGGCTATTGCAATGGGTGGGTATGTTTACAGTAAACAGTCATCTGTAAAAATGTCCTCTCTGCTATTAGAGAATATTGAAGCTTTGGCAGATACTGAAAATACTAATATTATTTGTTTTGGAACGGGTTCGGTTGATTGTCCATTTAATCACGATAAAGTCTATTCTTATGCCACTCCGTATCGCTCATATTATTAG
- a CDS encoding DUF6266 family protein — protein MGIINQGILGGFSGKVGPIVGFRWKSNYYIRARAAKVSNPRTPKQQEQRGKFATAFNFLKTIKPFIRIGYKEFTEKKSAFNAAMSYMLKKAITGDGKDIRIDFNRVLVSTGSLMPVFEVQTTVTKRKIAFDWKDNSGMGNAEQDDTAMLLAYNKDKETAIYDTEAALRRDGHAGLVLPDNWEGDELTAYLSFCSADGNSVANSICLPISVTETTLHTPDCNSPSAELLATMPDFIVPTDRFIPVEKNKMPLVNHATTPVHIADCLFQTFGNSLFKVSPLDFQLQDNTLQRTSVAIGQWLRYQQVCASTA, from the coding sequence ATGGGAATTATCAACCAAGGCATTCTCGGAGGTTTCTCCGGTAAAGTGGGACCAATAGTAGGATTCCGCTGGAAATCAAACTACTATATACGCGCACGGGCTGCCAAAGTCAGCAATCCGCGTACACCGAAGCAACAGGAACAACGCGGCAAATTTGCCACGGCATTCAACTTCCTGAAGACTATCAAACCTTTCATACGCATTGGCTACAAGGAGTTCACAGAAAAGAAATCCGCATTCAATGCCGCCATGTCCTATATGCTGAAGAAGGCAATAACAGGAGACGGGAAAGATATCAGGATTGACTTTAACCGGGTACTGGTATCTACCGGAAGTCTGATGCCGGTATTTGAAGTCCAGACTACAGTAACTAAAAGGAAAATTGCTTTCGACTGGAAAGACAACAGCGGCATGGGAAATGCGGAACAGGATGATACGGCCATGCTACTGGCATACAACAAGGATAAAGAAACAGCAATCTACGACACTGAAGCCGCCCTGCGCCGTGACGGACATGCCGGACTGGTACTCCCGGACAACTGGGAAGGTGATGAACTGACCGCCTATCTCAGCTTTTGCAGTGCCGACGGAAACAGTGTGGCCAACAGCATCTGCCTGCCGATATCCGTAACAGAAACAACCTTACATACCCCAGACTGTAATAGTCCGTCCGCCGAACTCCTCGCGACGATGCCAGATTTTATCGTCCCAACAGACCGATTTATCCCGGTTGAAAAGAATAAAATGCCCCTCGTTAATCACGCCACCACACCGGTCCATATAGCCGACTGTTTGTTCCAGACCTTTGGCAATAGTCTTTTCAAGGTCTCCCCGCTTGATTTTCAGCTCCAGGACAATACGCTGCAACGGACCTCCGTAGCCATCGGTCAATGGCTTCGTTATCAGCAGGTCTGTGCGTCCACGGCCTAA
- the rplS gene encoding 50S ribosomal protein L19 gives MDLIKIAEEAFATGKQHPSFKAGDTVTVAYRIIEGNKERVQLYRGVVIKISGHGDKKRFTVRKMSGTVGVERIFPIESPAIDSIEVNKVGKVRRAKLYYLRALTGKKARIKEKRVNG, from the coding sequence ATGGATTTAATTAAAATTGCAGAAGAAGCATTTGCTACCGGTAAACAACACCCGAGCTTCAAAGCAGGTGACACTGTTACAGTAGCATATCGTATCATCGAAGGTAACAAAGAACGTGTACAGCTGTATCGTGGTGTTGTTATCAAGATTTCCGGTCATGGAGACAAAAAGCGTTTCACTGTACGCAAAATGTCTGGTACCGTAGGTGTAGAACGTATTTTCCCAATCGAATCACCGGCTATCGACAGCATCGAAGTGAACAAGGTAGGTAAGGTTCGTCGCGCTAAATTGTACTATCTGCGTGCTCTTACCGGTAAGAAAGCAAGAATTAAAGAAAAAAGAGTTAATGGCTAA
- a CDS encoding S1 RNA-binding domain-containing protein: MSIELGKFNILQVVKEVEFGMYLDGGEDGEILLPLRYVPEGCQPGDELNVFIYLDNEERLVATTLTPLVQVGEFACLEVAWVNEYGAFLNWGLMKDLFVPFREQKMKMQVGKKYVIHAHLDDESYRIVASAKVDRYLSKEDAPYEAGDEVNILIWQKTDLGFKAIIENKYGGLLYDSEIFQPLHTGDQVKAFIKQVREDGKIDLILQKPGFEKVDDFSKTLLQYIKDNGGQISLNDKSPADDIYATFGVSKKTFKKGVGDLYKKHLILLKEDGIVLAKSPKS; this comes from the coding sequence ATGAGCATCGAATTAGGTAAATTCAATATCTTGCAGGTAGTCAAGGAGGTGGAGTTCGGCATGTATCTGGATGGTGGTGAGGATGGAGAAATCCTGCTTCCTCTGCGTTATGTGCCCGAAGGTTGCCAGCCGGGAGACGAATTGAATGTATTTATATATCTGGATAACGAGGAACGCCTTGTTGCCACAACATTGACGCCGCTGGTGCAGGTAGGCGAGTTTGCCTGTTTGGAAGTAGCATGGGTAAATGAGTATGGAGCATTCTTGAACTGGGGATTGATGAAAGACCTTTTCGTGCCTTTCCGTGAACAGAAGATGAAGATGCAGGTAGGAAAGAAATACGTTATCCATGCTCATCTGGATGATGAAAGCTACCGTATCGTAGCTTCGGCCAAAGTAGATCGTTATCTTTCTAAAGAGGACGCGCCTTATGAAGCCGGAGATGAGGTGAATATCCTCATCTGGCAAAAAACGGATTTAGGCTTCAAGGCGATCATTGAGAATAAGTATGGTGGCTTGTTGTATGATAGTGAGATATTCCAGCCTTTGCATACCGGCGATCAGGTGAAAGCTTTCATCAAGCAAGTACGTGAGGATGGTAAGATAGACTTGATACTTCAGAAGCCGGGTTTTGAAAAAGTGGATGACTTCTCGAAAACCCTGTTGCAATATATAAAGGATAATGGCGGGCAGATATCTCTGAATGATAAAAGTCCGGCAGATGACATTTATGCCACTTTTGGCGTTAGCAAGAAAACTTTCAAGAAAGGTGTAGGCGACCTTTATAAGAAACATCTCATCCTTTTGAAAGAGGATGGCATCGTGTTGGCAAAATCCCCGAAGTCCTAA
- a CDS encoding malate dehydrogenase — protein sequence MEFLTNEKLTIVGAAGMIGSNMAQTAIMMHLTPNICLYDPYGPGLEGVAEEMFHCGFEGLNLTYTSDIKEALTGAKYIVSSGGAARKAGMTREDLLKGNAAIAEEFGKNVKAYCPDVKHVVVIFNPADITGLITLLYSGLKPSQVTTLAALDSTRLRSELAKHFHISPDKVENCRTYGGHGEQMAVYASTAKVDGKPLLEIIGTPALTAEQWAEIQSKVTKGGANIINLRGRSSFQSPAYVSIEMIAAAMGGKPFRWPAGTYVHSHGFDHIMMAMETEITKDGVHYKELKGTPEEEAKLKESYAHLCKLRDEVIGMGVLPAIKDWKSINPNID from the coding sequence ATGGAATTTCTAACAAACGAAAAGCTTACGATTGTAGGAGCCGCCGGAATGATTGGTTCTAACATGGCACAGACTGCCATTATGATGCATTTGACACCCAATATTTGCCTGTACGATCCGTATGGACCGGGACTGGAAGGTGTAGCAGAAGAAATGTTTCACTGCGGTTTCGAAGGACTGAACCTTACGTATACTTCCGACATCAAAGAAGCGTTGACCGGAGCCAAATACATTGTATCTTCAGGTGGTGCCGCCCGCAAAGCCGGCATGACACGTGAAGACCTGCTGAAAGGTAACGCTGCCATTGCTGAAGAGTTCGGTAAAAATGTAAAAGCTTACTGCCCGGACGTGAAACATGTAGTAGTTATCTTCAATCCCGCCGACATTACCGGATTGATCACTCTGTTGTATTCCGGTCTGAAACCTTCACAGGTAACTACTCTCGCAGCTCTCGACAGTACCCGTTTGCGTAGTGAACTCGCCAAGCATTTCCACATTTCTCCTGATAAGGTAGAAAATTGCCGTACGTATGGCGGTCACGGAGAACAGATGGCTGTTTATGCTTCAACTGCCAAAGTAGATGGTAAACCTCTGTTGGAAATCATCGGCACACCTGCCCTTACCGCTGAACAATGGGCTGAAATCCAAAGCAAGGTAACCAAAGGTGGCGCTAACATCATCAATCTTCGCGGACGTTCTTCTTTCCAAAGCCCGGCATACGTTTCCATAGAAATGATCGCTGCCGCTATGGGTGGTAAACCATTCCGTTGGCCTGCAGGTACGTATGTACACAGTCATGGCTTCGACCACATCATGATGGCAATGGAAACTGAAATCACCAAAGACGGTGTACACTACAAAGAGTTGAAAGGCACTCCGGAAGAGGAAGCCAAGCTGAAAGAAAGTTATGCTCACCTCTGTAAATTGCGTGACGAAGTGATTGGAATGGGAGTACTTCCTGCTATTAAGGATTGGAAAAGCATCAACCCGAACATTGACTAA
- a CDS encoding DUF456 domain-containing protein produces the protein MLDIILIILGSLCLIVGLLGCILPIIPGPPISYAGLLLLHITDKAQFSTSQLLIWLFLVVIVQVLDYFTPMIGSKYSGGSKWGSWGCLIGSILGIIFLGPWGIVIGPFGGAFIGELLGERSARDALKSGIGALIGFLVGTVFKVVVCGYFVWCFVKALI, from the coding sequence ATGCTTGACATCATACTGATCATATTAGGAAGTCTATGCCTCATAGTAGGCTTATTGGGATGTATCCTCCCTATAATTCCCGGACCGCCCATTTCATACGCCGGTTTGTTATTACTCCATATTACAGATAAGGCGCAATTTTCCACATCTCAATTACTGATTTGGTTATTTCTGGTAGTGATAGTGCAAGTATTGGACTATTTCACTCCCATGATTGGAAGCAAGTACAGCGGAGGAAGTAAATGGGGAAGTTGGGGCTGCCTGATAGGTTCAATCCTCGGAATCATCTTTCTCGGCCCGTGGGGAATTGTTATCGGTCCTTTTGGAGGGGCTTTCATCGGAGAACTCTTGGGAGAGAGAAGTGCAAGGGATGCCCTAAAATCAGGTATTGGAGCACTGATTGGTTTTCTGGTGGGGACAGTGTTTAAGGTAGTAGTTTGCGGGTACTTCGTGTGGTGTTTCGTAAAGGCATTGATATGA